A single region of the Brassica rapa cultivar Chiifu-401-42 chromosome A03, CAAS_Brap_v3.01, whole genome shotgun sequence genome encodes:
- the LOC103860896 gene encoding uncharacterized protein LOC103860896: protein MQTSFSLIQTVAISGVFSAVSCWYGFMFGRESARKELGGLIEELRRGGPDSSSPPNS from the exons ATGCAGACATCCTTCTCGCTGATCCAAACGGTGGCAATCTCCGGCGTATTCTCAGCCGTCTCTTGCTG GTATGGATTCATGTTCGGTAGAGAATCGGCGAGAAAAGAGCTCGGCGGTTTGATCGAAGAACTCCGTCGCGGAGGTCCCGATTCTTCTTCCCCTCCCAACTCGTGA
- the LOC103860897 gene encoding poly(U)-specific endoribonuclease-B isoform X2, with product MEGLIKGLADVAFGGGDERRGGDDERDERPRSTWANVVSGENDDQNRAGGSVPSPHGRRQNPEENQWEKKGERMSTRHSNKESQKEDNDGWETVGKKKPARQSHKVKKEQWQGYKCPASEQHYSDDVETHGGDLEPSQLELSGLSEACNKLWELDSNRLVPGNDYQIDCGDGKRVHERSDMAEGLLFSWVSDEVFRKPTFARFCSLLDNYNPHEGYKEVVTQEERQEQAAFIEEISRTAVIKYLHKYLVLKDVAPGSYQEFKRMLTSLWFDLYGRGGTSGSSSAFEHVFVGEIKQCGGEQVSGFHNWLQFYLEEAKGTVDYQGYIFPRRRGEIPDSETQLLTIQFEWNGVLKSVSSTLVGVSPEFELALYTMCFFMGREDNHIQLGPYSVNVKCYRLGNNRIGSAFPIAES from the exons ATGGAAGGATTGATCAAAGGTTTGGCCGATGTTGCTTTCGGAGGAGGAGACGAGCGTCGCGGAGGAGATGATGAAAGGGACGAGAGACCCAGATCCACTTGGGCTAAT GTGGTTTCCGGTGAGAACGATGATCAGAACCGCGCGGGAGGATCGGTGCCATCGCCTCATGGTCGACGCCAAAATCCAGAG GAGAATCAATGGGAGAAGAAAGGAGAAAGGATGTCCACAAGACATTCAAATAAG GAGAGCCAGAAAGAAGACAACGACGGTTGGGAAACCGTGGGGAAAAAGAAACCTGCAAGACAATCTCATAAG GTCAAGAAGGAGCAATGGCAAGGCTACAAGTGCCCAGCGAGTGAACAACACTACTCAGACGACGTTGAAACACATGGAGGAGACCTAGAGCCCTCACAGCTAGAGCTCTCAGGCCTCTCAGAAGCTTGCAACAAACTCTGGGAGCTCGACTCGAACCGCCTCGTTCCCGGAAACGATTACCAGATCGACTGTGGAGATGGGAAAAGAGTCCACGAGAGATCAGACATGGCTGAAGGGTTGCTCTTCTCTTGGGTGAGCGACGAGGTCTTCAGAAAACCGACATTCGCTAGGTTCTGCTCGTTGCTTGACAACTACAACCCACACGAAGGTTACAAAGAAGTTGTCACTCAAGAAGAGAGGCAAGAGCAAGCTGCTTTCATCGAAGAGATTAGCAGAACCGCTGTTATTAAGTACCTTCACAAGTACCTTGTCCTCAAGGACGTTGCTCCTGGAAGCTACCAGGAGTTCAAGAGGATGCTGACAAGTCTTTGGTTCGATCTTTATGGACGTGGAGGTACCTCTGGCTCCTCTTCTGCCTTTGAGCATGTCTTTGTAGGTGAGATAAAACAGTGTGGTGGAGAACAAGTCTCTGGCTTCCATAACTGGCTTCAGTTTTACCTAGAGGAAGCCAAAGGAACTGTGGACTACCAAGGCTATATATTCCCCCGACGTCGTGGTGAAATT CCTGATTCAGAGACTCAGTTGCTAACGATCCAGTTCGAGTGGAACGGTGTTTTAAAATCAGTGTCAAGTACACTAGTTGGAGTGAGTCCAGAGTTCGAGTTGGCGCTCTACACAATGTGTTTCTTCATGGGAAGAGAAGACAACCACATTCAGTTGGGTCCATACAGTGTCAATGTCAAGTGTTACCGACTTGGCAACAACCGTATTGGCTCAGCTTTCCCCATTGCAGAATCTTGa
- the LOC103860897 gene encoding poly(U)-specific endoribonuclease-B isoform X1 — MEGLIKGLADVAFGGGDERRGGDDERDERPRSTWANVVSGENDDQNRAGGSVPSPHGRRQNPEENQWEKKGERMSTRHSNKEENENAAQVTDQQDSSESQKEDNDGWETVGKKKPARQSHKVKKEQWQGYKCPASEQHYSDDVETHGGDLEPSQLELSGLSEACNKLWELDSNRLVPGNDYQIDCGDGKRVHERSDMAEGLLFSWVSDEVFRKPTFARFCSLLDNYNPHEGYKEVVTQEERQEQAAFIEEISRTAVIKYLHKYLVLKDVAPGSYQEFKRMLTSLWFDLYGRGGTSGSSSAFEHVFVGEIKQCGGEQVSGFHNWLQFYLEEAKGTVDYQGYIFPRRRGEIPDSETQLLTIQFEWNGVLKSVSSTLVGVSPEFELALYTMCFFMGREDNHIQLGPYSVNVKCYRLGNNRIGSAFPIAES, encoded by the exons ATGGAAGGATTGATCAAAGGTTTGGCCGATGTTGCTTTCGGAGGAGGAGACGAGCGTCGCGGAGGAGATGATGAAAGGGACGAGAGACCCAGATCCACTTGGGCTAAT GTGGTTTCCGGTGAGAACGATGATCAGAACCGCGCGGGAGGATCGGTGCCATCGCCTCATGGTCGACGCCAAAATCCAGAG GAGAATCAATGGGAGAAGAAAGGAGAAAGGATGTCCACAAGACATTCAAATAAG GAAGAGAATGAAAATGCTGCTCAAGTAACCGACCAACAAGACTCCTCC GAGAGCCAGAAAGAAGACAACGACGGTTGGGAAACCGTGGGGAAAAAGAAACCTGCAAGACAATCTCATAAG GTCAAGAAGGAGCAATGGCAAGGCTACAAGTGCCCAGCGAGTGAACAACACTACTCAGACGACGTTGAAACACATGGAGGAGACCTAGAGCCCTCACAGCTAGAGCTCTCAGGCCTCTCAGAAGCTTGCAACAAACTCTGGGAGCTCGACTCGAACCGCCTCGTTCCCGGAAACGATTACCAGATCGACTGTGGAGATGGGAAAAGAGTCCACGAGAGATCAGACATGGCTGAAGGGTTGCTCTTCTCTTGGGTGAGCGACGAGGTCTTCAGAAAACCGACATTCGCTAGGTTCTGCTCGTTGCTTGACAACTACAACCCACACGAAGGTTACAAAGAAGTTGTCACTCAAGAAGAGAGGCAAGAGCAAGCTGCTTTCATCGAAGAGATTAGCAGAACCGCTGTTATTAAGTACCTTCACAAGTACCTTGTCCTCAAGGACGTTGCTCCTGGAAGCTACCAGGAGTTCAAGAGGATGCTGACAAGTCTTTGGTTCGATCTTTATGGACGTGGAGGTACCTCTGGCTCCTCTTCTGCCTTTGAGCATGTCTTTGTAGGTGAGATAAAACAGTGTGGTGGAGAACAAGTCTCTGGCTTCCATAACTGGCTTCAGTTTTACCTAGAGGAAGCCAAAGGAACTGTGGACTACCAAGGCTATATATTCCCCCGACGTCGTGGTGAAATT CCTGATTCAGAGACTCAGTTGCTAACGATCCAGTTCGAGTGGAACGGTGTTTTAAAATCAGTGTCAAGTACACTAGTTGGAGTGAGTCCAGAGTTCGAGTTGGCGCTCTACACAATGTGTTTCTTCATGGGAAGAGAAGACAACCACATTCAGTTGGGTCCATACAGTGTCAATGTCAAGTGTTACCGACTTGGCAACAACCGTATTGGCTCAGCTTTCCCCATTGCAGAATCTTGa
- the LOC103860895 gene encoding beta-amylase 3, chloroplastic: protein MELTLNSSSSLIKRKDAKSSRTQENSSNMSFAKTKPPTYQFQAKSSVKEMKFTHEKTYKPESETTERWEKLHVLSYPHPKNDSSVPVFVMLPLDTVTMSGHLNKPRAMNASLMALKGAGVEGVMVDAWWGLVEKDGPMKYNWEGYAELIQMVQKHGLKLQVVMSFHQCGGNVGDSCSIPLPPWVLEEISKNPDLVYTDKSGRRNPEYISLGCDSVPVLRGRTPIQVYSDFMRSFRERFDNYIGGVIAEIQVGMGPCGELRYPSYPESNGTWRFPGIGEFQCYDKYMKSSLQAYAESIGKTNWGTSGPHDAGEYKNLPEDTEFFRRDGTWNSEYGKFFMEWYSGKLLEHGDQLLSSAKAIFQGSGAKLSGKVAGIHWHYNTRSHAAELTAGYYNTRNHDGYLPIAKMFNKHGVVLNFTCMEMKDGEQPEHANCSPEGLVKQVQNATRQAGTELAGENALERYDSSAFGQVVATNRSDSGNGLTAFTYLRMNKRLFEGQNWQQLVEFVKNMKEGGHGRRLSEEDTTGSDLYVGGFVGSKISQTVEEAVLV from the exons ATGGAATTAACACTGAATTCCTCGAGTTCTCTAATCAAACGTAAAGATGCCAAAAGCTCAAGAACCCAAGAAAATTCCTCAAACATGTCCTTTGCCAAAACGAAGCCACCAACTTATCAGTTCCAGGCAAAGAGCTCTGTCAAGGAAATGAAGTTCACTCATGAGAAGACCTACAAGCCAGAAAGTGAAACCACTGAGAGGTGGGAGAAGCTCCACGTTCTCTCCTACCCACACCCCAAGAACGACTCCAGCGTTCCGGTTTTCGTCATGCTACCGCTGGACACGGTGACAATGTCAGGGCACTTGAACAAACCAAGAGCCATGAACGCTAGTTTGATGGCTCTGAAAGGAGCCGGTGTGGAAGGTGTAATGGTTGATGCTTGGTGGGGATTGGTTGAGAAAGATGGACCTATGAAGTATAACTGGGAAGGCTATGCTGAGCTTATACAGATGGTTCAGAAGCACGGTCTCAAACTCCAGGTTGTTATGTCTTTCCATCAATGTGGAGGAAACGTTGGAGACTCTTGCAG tattcCCTTGCCTCCATGGGTGCTTGAAGAGATCAGCAAAAACCCTGATCTTGTCTACACAGACAAGTCAGGGAGAAGGAATCCTGAGTACATCTCCTTAGGGTGTGACTCTGTGCCTGTCCTAAGGGGAAGAACACCTATCCAGGTCTACTCAGATTTCATGAGGAGCTTCCGTGAAAGATTCGATAATTACATAGGAGGAGTTATTGCG GAAATTCAAGTGGGAATGGGACCTTGTGGAGAACTGAGATACCCATCATACCCTGAGAGCAATGGGACATGGAGGTTCCCAGGAATTGGAGAGTTCCAGTGCTATGACAAG TATATGAAATCGTCGCTTCAAGCATATGCTGAATCAATAGGGAAAACAAACTGGGGAACAAGTGGACCTCACGACGCCGGAGAATACAAGAACCTCCCAGAAGACACAGAGTTTTTCAGGAGAGACGGAACATGGAACAGCGAATACGGAAAGTTCTTCATGGAATGGTACTCCGGGAAGCTACTAGAGCACGGAGACCAGCTCCTGTCTTCAGCCAAAGCAATCTTTCAAGGCTCCGGAGCTAAGCTATCAGGAAAAGTAGCAGGGATCCACTGGCACTACAACACAAGGTCACACGCAGCCGAGCTAACCGCAGGTTACTACAACACAAGAAACCACGACGGGTATCTCCCAATAGCCAAGATGTTCAACAAACACGGCGTCGTGCTAAACTTCACCTGCATGGAGATGAAAGACGGCGAACAGCCCGAGCACGCAAACTGCTCTCCAGAAGGTCTGGTCAAGCAAGTGCAGAACGCGACGAGGCAGGCTGGAACCGAGCTAGCGGGAGAGAACGCGTTGGAGAGATACGACTCCAGCGCGTTCGGGCAAGTGGTTGCAACGAACAGGTCTGATTCGGGGAACGGGTTGACCGCGTTTACGTACCTGAGGATGAACAAGAGGCTGTTCGAGGGTCAGAACTGGCAGCAGCTGGTggagtttgtgaagaacatgaAGGAAGGTGGACATGGGAGGAGACTCTCTGAGGAAGACACAACAGGGAGTGACCTTTATGTTGGTGGATTTGTGGGAAGCAAGATCTCTCAGACGGTTGAGGAAGCCGTTCTAGTGTAA